In Thermosynechococcus sichuanensis E542, a single genomic region encodes these proteins:
- the aroF gene encoding 3-deoxy-7-phosphoheptulonate synthase, which translates to MIIVLKSGTPSEEIERVSTEMCTWGLTPEKIVGKHKVVIGLVGETAELDPLRIQEISPWIEHVLRVEQPFKRASREYRHGEPSEVVVPTPNGEVIFGEGHDVVVVAGPCSVENESMIIETAQRVKAAGAKFLRGGAYKPRTSPYAFQGHGESALDLLAAAKAKTGLGIITEVMDAADLEKIAEVADVLQIGARNMQNFSLLKRVGAQPKPVLLKRGMSATIEEWLMAAEYILAAGNPNVILCERGIRTFDREYTRNTLDLAAIPVLRKLTHLPIMIDPSHGTGWAEFVPAMAKAAVAAGADALMIEVHPNPAKALSDGAQSLTPDQFDELMQVLQRPLVSLSR; encoded by the coding sequence ATGATTATTGTTCTAAAAAGTGGCACCCCCAGTGAAGAGATTGAGCGGGTCAGCACTGAGATGTGCACTTGGGGACTCACCCCCGAAAAAATTGTGGGCAAGCACAAAGTCGTCATTGGTCTTGTGGGGGAAACAGCGGAACTCGATCCCCTGCGAATTCAGGAAATTAGCCCTTGGATTGAGCATGTCCTGCGGGTTGAGCAGCCCTTCAAGCGGGCGAGTCGCGAGTATCGCCACGGTGAACCCAGTGAAGTGGTCGTACCCACGCCCAATGGCGAAGTCATTTTCGGCGAAGGTCATGATGTCGTAGTTGTGGCGGGGCCTTGCTCCGTTGAGAATGAGTCCATGATCATTGAAACAGCGCAGCGGGTGAAAGCAGCGGGTGCCAAGTTCTTGCGCGGTGGCGCCTACAAACCCCGTACCTCCCCCTATGCTTTCCAAGGTCACGGCGAAAGCGCTCTTGATCTGTTGGCAGCAGCCAAAGCCAAAACCGGCTTGGGCATCATTACTGAAGTGATGGATGCAGCGGATCTAGAAAAAATTGCCGAAGTGGCCGATGTGCTGCAAATTGGTGCCCGCAATATGCAAAACTTTTCTCTCCTGAAGCGTGTGGGTGCCCAACCTAAACCTGTGCTGCTGAAACGGGGGATGTCCGCCACGATTGAAGAATGGTTGATGGCTGCGGAGTATATTCTAGCGGCAGGAAATCCCAACGTAATTCTCTGTGAACGGGGCATTCGTACCTTTGACCGCGAATATACCCGCAATACCTTGGATTTGGCAGCGATTCCCGTACTGCGCAAGCTCACCCATCTGCCGATTATGATTGACCCCAGTCATGGTACCGGCTGGGCAGAATTTGTGCCGGCAATGGCCAAAGCCGCTGTGGCCGCAGGCGCCGATGCGCTGATGATTGAAGTACACCCCAATCCAGCCAAGGCCCTCTCCGATGGTGCCCAATCCCTCACCCCCGATCAGTTTGACGAGTTGATGCAGGTACTGCAACGTCCCCTTGTCAGTCTGAGCCGCTGA
- a CDS encoding GNAT family N-acetyltransferase, whose amino-acid sequence MTDMLVKLYDLAVDWPAVMAHQQQGIHYRQPLGSEVDAIVQWVGDRFSAGWRSEVAVALRQRPPRGLIAVQEGDLLGFACYDAAALGLFGPMAVAEPHRGRGIGRLLLQLTLAQMRSAGYGYAVIGWVSSEAFYAKTVGAMPIPDSRPGLWQTALRINPSDS is encoded by the coding sequence ATGACCGATATGCTGGTCAAGCTCTATGATCTGGCCGTGGACTGGCCCGCCGTGATGGCACATCAACAGCAGGGGATTCACTATCGGCAGCCCTTGGGATCAGAAGTGGATGCCATTGTCCAATGGGTGGGCGATCGCTTTAGTGCAGGTTGGCGCAGTGAAGTAGCCGTTGCCTTGCGCCAGCGGCCGCCCCGCGGACTGATTGCGGTGCAGGAGGGAGACCTACTTGGCTTTGCCTGCTACGATGCAGCCGCCTTGGGACTCTTTGGGCCGATGGCCGTAGCAGAACCTCACCGAGGGCGGGGAATTGGTCGCCTCCTTTTGCAGCTCACCTTGGCTCAAATGCGCAGCGCTGGCTATGGCTATGCCGTCATTGGTTGGGTCTCCTCAGAGGCGTTTTACGCAAAGACGGTTGGCGCGATGCCCATTCCCGATTCCCGCCCTGGACTGTGGCAAACTGCCTTAAGGATTAACCCGTCAGACTCTTAA
- a CDS encoding thioredoxin family protein has translation MGAATAASGQRLRNFVIAVVAILISLALLAGLRSGNQPLNLAEQARQATPWEEAQVNGKPTLLEFYANWCSTCRSMAKDLGELKAQYRDRLNFVMLNVDNTKWLPEIEQFNVDGIPHFVFLNRQLEPQAVAIGLQPKEVMAKNLEALANNLPLPYGQLTGEMSQLPSPLARQRSDDPRSHGG, from the coding sequence ATGGGAGCAGCAACGGCAGCCAGTGGTCAACGGCTACGCAACTTTGTGATTGCTGTTGTCGCCATTCTCATTAGTCTTGCCCTATTGGCGGGTTTACGCAGTGGCAATCAACCCCTCAACCTCGCCGAGCAAGCCCGCCAAGCTACCCCTTGGGAGGAGGCTCAAGTCAATGGCAAGCCGACCCTTTTGGAGTTTTATGCCAACTGGTGCAGCACCTGTCGCTCGATGGCCAAGGATTTGGGGGAATTAAAGGCGCAATATCGCGATCGCCTGAACTTTGTCATGCTAAATGTGGACAACACCAAGTGGCTACCGGAAATTGAGCAATTTAATGTGGATGGCATTCCCCACTTTGTCTTTTTGAATCGGCAATTGGAACCCCAAGCAGTGGCGATCGGTCTCCAACCTAAGGAAGTGATGGCCAAAAATCTTGAAGCTCTCGCCAATAACCTGCCCTTACCCTACGGTCAACTGACAGGGGAAATGTCCCAACTCCCGAGTCCCCTTGCCCGCCAGCGCAGTGATGATCCCCGCAGCCATGGGGGTTAG
- a CDS encoding OB-fold-containig protein produces MLFHLIHTPYWIVLGMGVLLFLTVIFGDVGDEEVELEGDADPLEVEVDLEEGISFLTILHWLGVGRAPLILLLALDFSLLGVLGWFFNVLFYTLRGSWPGVVWSGVIAIAALLLALTTGGLCSRPLGQIFAQFSEDTSRDRLLGCSGHVSSAHIPHSGTGIGQVSVLDANRNRLILPAVLPPWATVTPQHGQEILIIDRQEHEYIVVAKDSLDEATWLRQQRQSQIKDSEES; encoded by the coding sequence ATGCTGTTTCACTTGATTCATACGCCCTACTGGATTGTCTTGGGCATGGGGGTCTTGCTCTTTTTGACGGTGATCTTTGGTGATGTGGGGGATGAAGAGGTGGAGCTAGAGGGGGATGCCGATCCCTTGGAAGTGGAAGTCGATCTAGAGGAGGGCATCTCGTTTCTGACGATTTTGCATTGGTTGGGGGTAGGCAGAGCGCCCCTCATTCTCTTGCTTGCCTTGGACTTTAGCCTTTTGGGGGTGTTGGGCTGGTTTTTTAATGTTCTCTTTTACACACTGAGGGGCAGTTGGCCGGGGGTGGTGTGGTCGGGGGTGATTGCGATTGCGGCACTGCTGCTGGCGCTAACAACTGGGGGTCTGTGTTCGCGACCTTTAGGGCAAATTTTTGCGCAGTTTAGTGAAGATACCAGTCGCGATCGCCTGCTGGGGTGCAGTGGCCACGTCAGTTCTGCCCATATTCCCCACAGCGGTACTGGTATTGGTCAAGTGAGTGTTTTGGATGCCAATCGCAATCGGTTGATTCTGCCGGCAGTGCTGCCCCCTTGGGCAACGGTCACCCCCCAGCATGGTCAGGAGATTTTAATTATCGATCGCCAAGAGCATGAGTACATTGTTGTGGCCAAAGACAGCTTGGATGAAGCCACATGGTTACGCCAGCAGCGACAATCTCAGATTAAAGATAGCGAAGAGTCCTAA
- a CDS encoding TIGR03943 family putative permease subunit gives MFSSSSNRYSPRVQRMMMRRRWLQQEWWTVVALLLWGTLFLQYWLQGRLGLLIHPNYFGLAIAAGFLLVAVSGWQGWRLWQGRVTPVQHVALLPARWTLSVLIVAAVVGLAVTPRPFNSATAIHRGLEDGLTVTRNSPVAFRLNQRPEERTLIDWIRTLDVYPEPDAYRGLPARIEGFAVHSPQLPETYLTLTRFVITCCAADAYPVGLPVKLGRSRQAYPQDHWFRVEGRMATETLNDRRQLVLVAETITPIPEPENPFMY, from the coding sequence ATGTTTTCTAGCTCCTCCAATCGCTATTCCCCGCGTGTTCAGCGCATGATGATGCGCCGTCGCTGGCTACAGCAAGAGTGGTGGACGGTTGTGGCGCTCCTCCTCTGGGGAACGTTGTTTCTCCAATATTGGTTGCAGGGGCGACTGGGGTTGCTGATCCACCCCAACTACTTTGGACTGGCGATCGCCGCTGGGTTTCTTTTAGTTGCGGTGAGTGGTTGGCAAGGGTGGCGGTTGTGGCAGGGTCGCGTAACCCCTGTGCAGCATGTTGCCCTCTTACCGGCGCGTTGGACGCTCAGTGTCCTGATTGTTGCAGCAGTCGTGGGGTTGGCGGTGACGCCCCGTCCCTTCAATAGTGCAACGGCCATTCATCGCGGCCTTGAGGATGGCTTGACCGTGACGCGCAATAGTCCCGTAGCCTTTCGCCTCAATCAACGGCCTGAGGAGCGCACGCTCATTGACTGGATTCGCACCCTTGATGTCTATCCCGAACCCGATGCCTATAGGGGGCTGCCTGCTCGCATTGAGGGATTTGCGGTTCATAGTCCCCAACTGCCAGAGACTTATCTCACCCTCACCCGTTTTGTCATTACCTGTTGTGCAGCGGATGCCTATCCTGTGGGACTACCCGTAAAATTGGGGCGATCGCGCCAAGCCTATCCCCAAGATCACTGGTTTCGCGTGGAAGGTCGGATGGCCACAGAAACCCTCAATGACCGCCGCCAACTGGTACTGGTTGCTGAGACGATAACGCCGATTCCTGAGCCTGAAAATCCCTTTATGTACTAA
- a CDS encoding diheme cytochrome c: MLCALVGSALAAIATPDFSGTVDVLPLNAQLGAQIYLRRCGSCHLAVPPETLPTQAWQVLIQDTNHYGATLEPIPRPELVPLWNYLRTYSRPLPNDAQIPFRVGRSPFFRILHPRVEVPRPVTLDGCAQCHPKATLFNFRELSPQWQDSP; the protein is encoded by the coding sequence ATGCTCTGTGCCCTAGTGGGTAGTGCCTTGGCAGCGATCGCCACCCCAGACTTCAGCGGTACCGTTGATGTTTTGCCCTTGAATGCCCAGTTGGGGGCGCAAATCTATCTGCGGCGCTGTGGCAGTTGTCATCTGGCAGTGCCCCCGGAAACATTGCCCACTCAAGCATGGCAGGTGCTAATTCAAGATACCAATCACTACGGTGCGACCCTCGAACCGATTCCCCGCCCAGAGTTGGTTCCCCTGTGGAACTATTTGCGCACCTATTCTCGCCCCCTGCCCAACGATGCCCAAATCCCCTTTCGCGTCGGGCGATCGCCCTTCTTTCGCATCCTCCATCCCCGCGTTGAGGTACCCCGACCCGTTACCCTCGATGGCTGTGCTCAGTGTCATCCCAAGGCCACCCTCTTTAACTTTCGTGAGCTAAGCCCGCAATGGCAGGATTCCCCCTAG
- a CDS encoding DUF4346 domain-containing protein: protein MSKAERTALDNKLSQRFIHLDPAGYFIIYIDPEQELIWMKHYPNDINEKGLAVDPDTGEPIPTKGKVTREPDLVLSGRTAKELCIELFEKERQLVTMFDHAAYLGRELMRAQFCLDEGLEYIQD, encoded by the coding sequence TTGAGCAAAGCAGAACGCACGGCTCTTGACAACAAGTTATCGCAGCGATTTATTCATCTCGATCCGGCAGGGTACTTCATTATCTACATTGACCCTGAGCAAGAACTGATCTGGATGAAACACTATCCCAATGACATCAATGAGAAGGGCTTAGCGGTGGATCCCGATACCGGCGAACCCATTCCCACCAAAGGGAAAGTCACACGGGAACCCGATCTAGTCCTCAGCGGTCGAACAGCCAAGGAGTTGTGTATTGAACTCTTTGAAAAGGAGCGCCAACTGGTGACCATGTTTGACCATGCGGCCTATCTCGGTCGTGAATTGATGCGGGCACAGTTTTGTTTGGATGAAGGGCTTGAATATATCCAAGATTAG
- a CDS encoding DEAD/DEAH box helicase: protein MSERSSALADFLAQLPFELDAFQEAAIAALDAGRSVVVCAPTGSGKTLIGEYAIHRALTRQQRVFYTTPLKALSNQKWRDFQQQFGAEQVGLLTGDVSINRDAPILVMTTEIFRNMLYGTPIGEVGTSLAGVEVVVLDECHYMNDRQRGTVWEESIIYCPKDIQLVALSATIANGEQLTDWIQAVHGEAELIYSDWRPIPLHFYFCNGKGLFPLLDGQRKRLNPKLHGQPELRRRGGKRDFLSIRYVVSQLQQREMLPAIYFIFSRRGCDQAVQEVLGMNLLTQAEQQALAERVEAFLAQHQDIVAPEMIAPLYQGIAAHHAGVLPVVKTLVETLFQEGLIKLVFATETLAAGINMPARTTVISTLSKRTDSGHRLLTASEFLQMAGRAGRRGMDTVGHVVTLQTPFEGAHEAAFLATAAPDPLISQFTPSYGMVLNLLQRHTLEEARELVERSFGQYLATLQLTPQRQAIAQLETELQTVQQRLTGIDRQQLAQYQKLRERLRQDQRLLKILEQQAEQERAQALLPFMMAVPPGTWLHIKSPLRDHPPLAAVLCQPVAGSGQLPHWLCLAADGRLRVVGIDDILGVYPDRPPCGNLPPPPEAMKLRLGESYVCNDAHHYLGTLPDLPPVLPAPEVAAQAAKITDLEAKLSQLQASLPQNVHSLLRLVRREERLQTELRDRQQKLHQQSQRHWEQFLALVAALQDFGGLNDLTPTPLGEMAAALRGENELWLALALASGELDDLPPHLLAAAIAALVTETPRSDSWCNYPIPSEVEERLAALSPIRRRLFQVQRRYHIIFPLWYEWDLIGLVEQWALGTPWNELCAETNLDAGDIVRLLRRTLDFLSQIPHAPHTSPQLRQSAQQARYLLDRFPVNDLLEGVELEAATL from the coding sequence ATGAGTGAGCGATCGTCCGCCCTAGCAGACTTCCTTGCCCAACTCCCCTTTGAACTGGATGCCTTTCAAGAAGCAGCGATTGCTGCCCTAGATGCCGGTCGCTCTGTGGTGGTCTGTGCCCCTACGGGGTCAGGGAAAACCCTCATTGGTGAGTATGCGATTCACCGTGCCCTGACGCGGCAGCAGCGGGTTTTTTACACCACCCCCCTCAAGGCCCTCTCGAACCAGAAGTGGCGTGACTTTCAGCAACAGTTTGGTGCGGAGCAGGTGGGTCTTTTGACCGGGGATGTCTCGATTAACCGCGATGCCCCGATTCTGGTGATGACGACGGAAATTTTCCGCAATATGCTCTACGGCACCCCCATTGGCGAAGTGGGCACCTCCCTTGCGGGGGTGGAAGTGGTGGTGCTCGATGAATGCCACTACATGAACGATCGCCAGCGGGGCACCGTTTGGGAAGAATCGATCATCTACTGTCCCAAGGACATTCAACTAGTGGCTCTCTCCGCCACGATCGCCAACGGCGAGCAACTCACCGACTGGATTCAAGCCGTCCATGGGGAGGCTGAACTCATCTACTCCGACTGGCGACCGATTCCACTGCACTTTTACTTTTGCAATGGCAAGGGACTCTTCCCCCTCTTGGATGGCCAACGCAAACGGCTCAACCCGAAACTCCACGGCCAGCCTGAACTACGGCGACGCGGCGGCAAGCGGGACTTTTTGAGCATCCGCTATGTGGTCAGCCAACTGCAACAGCGGGAGATGCTGCCAGCCATTTACTTTATCTTTAGTCGGCGCGGCTGTGACCAAGCCGTTCAAGAGGTCTTGGGCATGAATCTCCTCACCCAGGCAGAACAGCAGGCACTGGCGGAGCGGGTCGAGGCTTTTTTGGCACAGCATCAGGACATTGTCGCCCCTGAGATGATTGCCCCCCTCTACCAAGGGATTGCCGCTCACCATGCTGGGGTGCTCCCTGTGGTGAAAACCCTTGTGGAAACCCTCTTCCAAGAAGGCCTGATCAAACTCGTCTTTGCTACGGAAACCCTAGCCGCAGGGATCAATATGCCTGCGCGCACCACTGTTATTTCTACCCTCTCGAAGCGCACTGACAGCGGTCATCGGCTCTTGACAGCCTCGGAATTTCTGCAAATGGCAGGGCGAGCCGGCCGCCGGGGCATGGATACGGTGGGTCATGTGGTTACGTTGCAAACCCCCTTTGAGGGCGCCCATGAGGCGGCATTTTTGGCCACAGCCGCTCCCGATCCCCTGATTAGCCAATTTACCCCCAGCTATGGCATGGTCTTGAACCTGCTCCAACGCCACACCCTTGAAGAGGCGCGGGAATTGGTGGAGCGCAGTTTTGGACAATATTTGGCCACACTGCAACTGACACCGCAGCGGCAGGCGATCGCCCAACTGGAAACAGAATTACAAACCGTGCAACAACGCCTGACGGGCATTGATCGGCAGCAGCTAGCGCAGTATCAAAAGCTGCGGGAACGGCTGCGGCAGGATCAACGCCTCCTAAAAATCCTCGAACAGCAGGCGGAGCAGGAACGTGCCCAAGCACTCCTTCCCTTTATGATGGCAGTGCCGCCGGGGACATGGCTGCATATTAAATCCCCGCTGCGGGATCATCCCCCCTTAGCGGCCGTTCTCTGTCAACCCGTTGCTGGTTCCGGGCAGTTGCCCCACTGGCTGTGCCTTGCGGCCGATGGTCGCTTGCGGGTCGTTGGTATTGATGACATTTTGGGCGTCTATCCCGATCGCCCCCCCTGTGGCAATCTCCCCCCGCCTCCAGAAGCCATGAAACTGCGCCTAGGGGAAAGCTATGTCTGTAACGATGCCCATCACTACCTCGGTACCCTTCCCGATCTCCCACCCGTCTTACCCGCGCCGGAAGTAGCCGCCCAAGCCGCTAAAATTACTGACCTCGAGGCGAAACTCAGCCAACTGCAAGCCAGTCTGCCGCAAAATGTCCATTCGCTGCTGCGCTTAGTTCGCCGTGAGGAACGGCTCCAAACGGAGCTGCGCGATCGCCAGCAGAAGCTGCATCAACAGTCCCAACGCCACTGGGAGCAATTTCTCGCCCTCGTTGCTGCTCTCCAAGACTTTGGTGGCCTGAACGACTTGACCCCCACCCCCCTTGGGGAAATGGCTGCTGCCCTGCGGGGAGAAAACGAACTCTGGCTGGCCTTGGCCTTGGCTTCTGGCGAACTGGATGACTTGCCTCCCCACCTCCTAGCGGCAGCGATCGCGGCTCTAGTGACTGAAACACCGCGTTCCGACAGTTGGTGCAACTACCCCATCCCCAGTGAGGTGGAAGAACGCCTAGCTGCCCTCAGTCCGATTCGCCGCCGGCTGTTTCAAGTGCAGCGCCGGTACCACATCATCTTTCCCCTCTGGTACGAGTGGGATCTGATTGGCCTAGTGGAGCAGTGGGCTTTAGGCACGCCGTGGAATGAATTGTGCGCTGAAACCAATCTTGATGCCGGGGATATTGTGCGGTTACTACGGCGCACCCTCGATTTTCTTTCCCAGATTCCCCATGCGCCCCACACCAGTCCCCAACTGCGCCAAAGTGCCCAGCAGGCACGCTACCTCCTCGATCGCTTCCCCGTGAATGACTTGCTGGAGGGGGTGGAGCTAGAGGCAGCAACCCTATAG